The Marinobacter sp. ANT_B65 genome has a segment encoding these proteins:
- a CDS encoding flagellar basal body P-ring protein FlgI — protein sequence MTIRRCVVLSLMLAVMAAPVMADRLKDLARIKGVRNNQLVGYGLVVGLDGTGDKAPFTNQTFRNMMNQFGITLPDGVDPKLANVAAVTVSANLPPFAKAGQEIDITVSSIGNSDSLRGGTLLMAPLKGADGNVYAMAQGSLVVGGFGAEGLDGSRITVNVPSVGRIPNGATIEREIASPFTRGDTITFHLMRPDFTTARRVVEVVNEYLGPDMAYAHDATSISVRAPRDPSQRVSFLSILENLEVTPAEEAAKVVINSRTGTIVVGQNVKVSPAAVTHGNLTVTIQENPEVQQPNPFSGGTTEIEQDSQIAVTEDPARMFKFGPAVTLNEIVQAVNQVGAAPGDVMAVLEALKQAGALRAELIVI from the coding sequence ATGACTATACGCCGGTGCGTAGTTCTCTCGCTGATGCTTGCCGTAATGGCAGCACCTGTGATGGCGGATCGCCTGAAGGATCTTGCGCGGATCAAAGGTGTCCGTAACAACCAGCTTGTGGGCTATGGACTGGTAGTGGGTCTGGATGGCACGGGCGACAAGGCACCTTTTACCAATCAGACGTTTCGCAACATGATGAACCAGTTCGGCATTACTTTGCCGGATGGCGTGGACCCGAAACTGGCCAATGTGGCAGCTGTTACCGTGAGTGCAAATCTGCCTCCGTTTGCCAAAGCTGGCCAGGAAATAGATATCACCGTCTCGTCTATTGGTAACTCGGACAGCTTGCGGGGTGGCACATTGCTTATGGCACCGCTTAAAGGTGCCGACGGTAACGTTTACGCTATGGCACAGGGCAGTCTTGTTGTTGGCGGGTTTGGTGCCGAGGGGCTGGACGGTTCACGTATTACTGTGAACGTTCCCAGTGTTGGCCGTATTCCGAATGGCGCCACCATTGAGCGGGAGATTGCCTCCCCCTTTACCCGTGGCGACACGATTACCTTTCACCTGATGCGCCCGGATTTCACAACCGCCCGGCGTGTGGTGGAAGTAGTTAATGAATACCTTGGGCCTGATATGGCCTATGCCCATGATGCAACGTCGATTTCGGTGCGGGCACCCCGTGATCCTTCGCAGCGGGTCAGCTTTCTTTCCATCCTGGAGAATCTTGAGGTTACACCCGCAGAAGAGGCCGCGAAGGTCGTGATCAACAGTCGCACCGGGACCATTGTCGTAGGGCAGAACGTTAAGGTAAGCCCGGCGGCCGTAACCCACGGCAACCTTACAGTAACCATTCAGGAAAACCCGGAAGTACAGCAGCCAAATCCGTTTTCTGGTGGTACTACCGAGATTGAACAGGATTCCCAGATTGCCGTTACCGAAGATCCGGCCCGCATGTTCAAGTTCGGACCGGCGGTTACGCTAAA
- the flgC gene encoding flagellar basal body rod protein FlgC, translated as MSLGNIFDIAGSGMTAQSLRLNTTASNIANAETASSSTDTTYRARKPVFSAIQQAMLNPDQQGFGVQSSEGAGAGVRVEGIVESDAELQMRYEPHHPAANEDGYVFYPNVNVVEEMADMMSSSRSFQVNVDVMNTAKSMMQRILTLGQQ; from the coding sequence ATGTCACTGGGCAACATTTTTGATATCGCCGGATCCGGCATGACAGCGCAGTCGTTGAGGCTTAACACTACCGCTTCAAATATTGCCAACGCAGAGACCGCGAGCTCAAGCACTGACACCACTTATCGTGCGCGGAAGCCTGTGTTTTCAGCCATTCAGCAGGCGATGCTGAACCCGGATCAGCAGGGTTTTGGTGTTCAGAGTTCAGAAGGTGCGGGAGCAGGCGTTCGTGTTGAGGGCATCGTTGAAAGTGATGCGGAGCTGCAGATGCGCTATGAACCTCATCATCCGGCGGCCAATGAAGACGGTTATGTGTTCTACCCAAACGTCAACGTAGTTGAAGAAATGGCAGACATGATGTCTTCCTCAAGAAGCTTTCAGGTGAACGTAGATGTTATGAACACCGCTAAATCCATGATGCAGCGCATCCTGACACTTGGTCAGCAGTAA
- a CDS encoding ABC transporter permease, with translation MNAQALFTAYTTIVLREIRRFTRIWPQTLLPPAVTMTLYFIIFGNLIGSRIGEMGGFDYMSFIVPGLIMMSVITSSYANVVSSFFSMKFQRSVEELLVSPVPNWVILAGYVTGGMARGLSIGVIVTLLSLAFTRLQIHNLPMVVVTVFLTSALFAVGGFINALLATKFDDVSIVPTFVLTPLTYLGGVFYSINLLPEFWQSVSMANPILYMVNGFRFGILGVSDVNPFVSLGMILAFIVALSFVALKLLARGKGIRH, from the coding sequence ATGAATGCTCAAGCGCTGTTCACTGCATACACTACGATTGTGTTGCGGGAGATTCGCCGGTTTACCCGCATCTGGCCGCAGACTCTGTTGCCGCCGGCTGTCACCATGACGTTGTACTTCATTATTTTCGGAAACCTGATTGGCTCAAGAATCGGTGAAATGGGTGGTTTTGACTATATGTCATTCATAGTGCCGGGGCTGATTATGATGTCGGTTATTACCAGTTCCTACGCCAATGTGGTGTCGTCATTCTTCTCCATGAAATTTCAGCGCAGCGTCGAAGAGCTGCTGGTTTCGCCGGTGCCCAACTGGGTGATACTGGCAGGCTACGTAACCGGAGGCATGGCGCGGGGGCTGAGTATCGGGGTGATTGTTACCTTGCTGTCTCTCGCGTTCACGCGTTTGCAGATTCATAATCTGCCCATGGTTGTAGTGACTGTGTTTCTGACATCAGCATTGTTTGCAGTGGGCGGTTTTATTAACGCACTTCTGGCTACCAAATTTGATGATGTTTCCATTGTGCCTACGTTTGTTCTTACGCCGCTCACCTACCTGGGCGGGGTGTTCTACAGTATCAACCTGCTGCCGGAATTCTGGCAGAGCGTTTCCATGGCAAACCCGATTTTGTACATGGTGAATGGTTTCCGGTTTGGCATACTTGGTGTTTCTGATGTAAACCCGTTTGTGTCCCTTGGTATGATTCTGGCGTTTATTGTCGCGCTTTCCTTCGTTGCCCTTAAATTGCTGGCGCGCGGGAAGGGTATCCGGCACTGA
- a CDS encoding nitroreductase: MSSVTEFLLNRASEPRLEAPAPDAATLERAFACASRAPDHALLRPWRYLVIEGDGLKALGDLFAAACIDRGDAEKLEKIRNKTQRAPMIIVGIASPKQHHKVPEMEQMLSAGASMSFLGLALQDAGYGVMWRSGEMSYSPVVHKGLALAEGESVTGFLYTGTVSSAKPAVPRPELAEFVARWPA; this comes from the coding sequence ATGAGTTCAGTCACTGAGTTTTTGCTCAACAGGGCATCTGAGCCCCGGCTGGAAGCGCCGGCTCCGGATGCAGCAACACTTGAGCGGGCTTTTGCCTGCGCATCCCGCGCGCCTGATCACGCGTTGTTGCGCCCATGGCGCTACCTGGTCATCGAAGGTGATGGCCTGAAGGCCCTCGGAGATCTGTTTGCCGCGGCCTGTATTGATAGGGGCGATGCCGAAAAGCTGGAAAAAATACGCAATAAGACACAGCGTGCTCCCATGATTATTGTTGGAATTGCTTCGCCGAAACAGCACCACAAGGTGCCGGAGATGGAGCAGATGCTTTCAGCTGGTGCCAGCATGAGCTTTCTTGGGCTAGCCCTGCAGGACGCGGGCTACGGGGTCATGTGGCGTTCCGGAGAAATGTCCTACAGCCCTGTGGTGCACAAAGGGCTGGCGCTTGCAGAAGGGGAATCTGTAACCGGTTTTCTGTATACCGGCACTGTATCTTCTGCCAAGCCTGCTGTTCCCAGGCCAGAACTGGCCGAGTTTGTTGCACGCTGGCCGGCGTGA
- the flgH gene encoding flagellar basal body L-ring protein FlgH, protein MKSTTSTWFARSAGSLLLVWLLILLQGCTAMSRPRAEPNDPAYAPVRAQAMMQRDAESGAIYQSSRNYNFYGDTIALNIGDVLTVTLNESTRASKNAESSITKDNELTLPEPTILGKSSFGIATSLTSERDFSGKAEADQSNSLAGSITVTVIEVLPNGVLRVRGEKWLSLTNGDEYVRLTGLVRPQDIDPGNMVDSSRIADARIAYGGTGDFDQANQMGWLARFFNSEWWPL, encoded by the coding sequence ATGAAATCAACGACATCAACCTGGTTTGCCAGATCTGCAGGATCCCTTCTGCTGGTTTGGTTACTTATCCTGTTGCAGGGATGTACGGCCATGAGCCGGCCTCGGGCTGAGCCCAACGATCCCGCATACGCACCTGTGCGTGCTCAGGCAATGATGCAGCGTGACGCGGAGTCCGGAGCTATCTACCAGAGCTCCCGCAATTACAATTTTTATGGGGACACCATAGCCCTGAATATTGGTGACGTGCTGACGGTTACGCTCAACGAGTCCACCCGGGCGAGCAAAAACGCAGAGTCCAGCATCACCAAGGACAACGAATTGACTTTGCCAGAGCCCACTATTCTGGGCAAAAGCAGTTTTGGTATTGCGACCTCGTTAACGAGTGAACGGGATTTCAGCGGCAAAGCTGAAGCTGACCAGAGCAACAGTCTTGCTGGCAGCATTACGGTCACGGTTATCGAGGTCTTGCCAAATGGCGTGCTGAGAGTCCGCGGCGAGAAATGGTTGTCGTTGACCAACGGCGATGAGTATGTGCGTCTTACCGGCCTGGTTCGTCCACAGGATATTGATCCGGGCAATATGGTGGATTCAAGCCGTATTGCTGATGCCCGCATTGCATACGGTGGCACGGGTGATTTTGATCAGGCAAATCAAATGGGCTGGCTGGCCCGGTTCTTCAACAGCGAGTGGTGGCCCCTATGA
- the flgB gene encoding flagellar basal body rod protein FlgB → MAITFDNALGIHQYALEARVKRAEILANNMANADTPGFKARDMDFQAMMQKAQDSMSGFGMEKTHDGHMDASGSAGDSDLLYRVPNQPSLDGNTVDAQGEQTRFMRNAMDYQASFQFLNSKFTGLTKALKGE, encoded by the coding sequence ATGGCAATCACATTTGATAACGCTCTTGGCATTCACCAGTACGCGCTGGAAGCCAGAGTAAAGCGTGCTGAAATTCTGGCAAACAATATGGCGAATGCCGATACACCGGGCTTCAAGGCTCGGGATATGGATTTTCAGGCCATGATGCAGAAAGCCCAGGACAGCATGAGTGGCTTTGGCATGGAGAAAACCCATGACGGCCATATGGATGCTTCAGGAAGCGCCGGAGATTCGGATTTGTTGTACCGGGTACCAAATCAGCCATCGCTTGATGGAAATACGGTTGATGCCCAGGGAGAGCAGACCCGGTTCATGCGTAATGCGATGGATTATCAGGCGAGCTTCCAGTTTCTTAACAGCAAGTTTACCGGCCTGACCAAAGCCCTGAAAGGCGAGTAA
- a CDS encoding flagellar hook protein FlgE has protein sequence MAFNIGLSGLRAAAVDLEVTGNNIANASTVGFKGSSVQFGDLYASGFLSGGSNPIGDGVNVQSVKQSFSQGNVSFTDNGLDMAIEGDGFFILSNGGETQYSRAGQFNIDKDGFVVNNQAMRVQGYTADEDGNLSGIRGDLEIATANLAPHRTTNLQSDLNLDSRETVLESRVRDVGALAFSDISGEQFDISYTDGTPDYSVDLSTATTAREISDIITAAPGLSASATTTASIVDTNVPAALALTDSYISAAQLAGSFTFSLSVNNAPLQLDTSGATSLLELRDAINNSSDTAISASVVDDGAGNDVLRVIHNQGEDIEFSYGNGVAAESVSTPVTVSGDVNVTGDRTISGLTAAAASGTNFVDEYDNSPIRITNEFNPLDQRTYNHATSTSIFDSLGNSHELTQFFVKEPSPGNGVGVSEWSVYLQIDGEMVAGTDTTPYTARFDQDGTLESINGDVSGEIVVTDWTPKDVDGQPNGADGPPAAGETVVTPVPEPPTTSAFVLNLSETTQYGAAFGVDDQTQNGYTTGRLSGLDVSDEGVLFARYTNGQSKALGQVALASFNNTNGLSPIGDTSWAETFESGQPIIGQPDTGTLGSIKASSVEESNVDLSAELVNLIIAQRNYQANAKTIETSDAVTQTIINLR, from the coding sequence ATGGCTTTTAATATAGGGCTCAGCGGCCTGCGGGCGGCAGCGGTAGACTTGGAAGTTACTGGTAATAATATCGCTAATGCCAGTACGGTTGGTTTTAAAGGCAGTAGCGTGCAGTTTGGTGATCTATACGCCAGTGGCTTTCTGAGCGGAGGCTCCAATCCAATCGGAGATGGTGTAAATGTCCAGAGTGTAAAACAGTCGTTCAGCCAGGGTAATGTCAGCTTTACTGATAACGGCCTGGATATGGCCATAGAAGGCGACGGCTTCTTTATTCTCAGCAATGGTGGCGAAACCCAGTATTCGCGTGCAGGGCAGTTCAACATTGATAAAGACGGCTTTGTAGTGAATAACCAGGCTATGCGGGTTCAGGGCTATACCGCTGATGAAGACGGAAATCTTTCCGGTATCCGCGGGGATCTGGAAATTGCGACGGCCAACCTTGCTCCGCATCGCACAACAAATCTCCAGTCTGATCTGAATCTGGATTCCCGCGAAACCGTGCTTGAATCCCGTGTGCGGGATGTGGGGGCACTGGCATTCAGCGATATCAGCGGGGAGCAATTTGATATTTCATATACCGACGGAACCCCTGATTACTCGGTTGACCTGAGCACTGCGACAACCGCCCGGGAAATTTCAGATATTATCACCGCTGCGCCCGGTCTGAGCGCTTCAGCGACCACTACTGCATCGATTGTCGATACCAATGTCCCGGCAGCGCTGGCGTTGACAGATAGTTATATTTCAGCGGCACAGCTTGCGGGTAGCTTTACGTTCAGTCTCAGTGTCAATAATGCCCCGCTCCAGCTTGATACCAGCGGCGCGACTTCGCTTCTGGAGCTGAGAGATGCGATCAATAATTCCAGTGATACCGCAATTTCGGCATCGGTTGTGGACGATGGCGCTGGTAATGACGTGCTGAGGGTGATTCACAATCAGGGTGAGGATATAGAGTTCAGTTACGGCAACGGCGTGGCAGCTGAATCCGTAAGCACTCCGGTGACGGTATCCGGTGATGTAAATGTGACAGGTGACCGGACGATTTCCGGCCTGACAGCGGCTGCAGCTTCAGGTACGAATTTTGTGGATGAATATGATAATTCTCCCATTCGTATAACCAATGAGTTTAACCCATTGGATCAGCGTACATACAATCACGCCACATCTACGTCTATCTTCGATAGCCTGGGTAACTCACATGAGCTGACGCAGTTCTTTGTTAAAGAGCCGTCTCCCGGAAATGGGGTGGGTGTGAGCGAGTGGTCTGTTTACCTGCAGATTGACGGCGAGATGGTTGCGGGTACTGATACGACTCCTTATACCGCCAGGTTTGATCAGGACGGTACTCTTGAGTCCATCAATGGTGATGTCAGTGGTGAGATAGTTGTGACTGACTGGACTCCAAAGGATGTGGATGGTCAGCCCAATGGAGCCGATGGCCCACCAGCTGCGGGTGAGACCGTGGTTACGCCGGTTCCGGAGCCACCAACTACATCGGCCTTTGTGCTTAACCTTAGTGAAACCACTCAGTATGGTGCTGCCTTTGGTGTTGATGATCAGACCCAGAATGGTTATACCACCGGCAGGCTCTCTGGTCTGGATGTGTCCGATGAGGGTGTGCTGTTCGCTCGCTACACCAACGGCCAGTCCAAAGCCCTGGGGCAGGTTGCCCTGGCGTCATTCAATAATACGAATGGCCTGTCACCCATAGGAGATACCAGCTGGGCTGAAACCTTTGAATCAGGCCAGCCGATTATCGGTCAGCCGGATACAGGCACCCTTGGCAGTATCAAAGCAAGTTCTGTAGAGGAATCCAACGTGGATCTTTCTGCTGAACTGGTTAACCTGATCATTGCCCAGCGCAATTATCAGGCGAATGCGAAAACTATCGAAACCTCCGATGCGGTCACTCAGACCATTATCAACCTCCGCTGA
- the queF gene encoding NADPH-dependent 7-cyano-7-deazaguanine reductase QueF (Catalyzes the NADPH-dependent reduction of 7-cyano-7-deazaguanine (preQ0) to 7-aminomethyl-7-deazaguanine (preQ1) in queuosine biosynthesis), producing MALDNAPLGKKSDYPDRYDPALLFPVAREENRRRIGLEDGRWPWFGGDLWQAWEISWLRPSGIPDLAWAEIRFPAASPSIIESKSLKLYLNSLNQTVFSSADQVAQTITGDLSSACGAAVHVRFLSVDDSGTATGRPLGFELIDNEAVDDVVYDYAPESLSASGPEVTERLCSHLLKSNCPVTGQPDWGTVLITYTGPAIDRAGLLRYIVGFRQKQDFHEHCVETLFTDLLNRCKPQHLTVCARYTRRGGLDINPWRSTEPEEQVGSRLVRQ from the coding sequence ATGGCTCTCGATAATGCGCCGCTTGGCAAAAAAAGCGACTACCCGGACCGCTACGATCCAGCTCTGCTTTTCCCCGTTGCGCGCGAGGAAAACCGCCGCCGTATCGGCCTTGAAGACGGGCGCTGGCCCTGGTTTGGCGGGGATCTCTGGCAGGCCTGGGAGATTTCCTGGCTACGTCCCAGCGGCATTCCCGATCTGGCCTGGGCGGAGATCCGGTTTCCGGCCGCCTCGCCGTCGATTATTGAGTCCAAGTCACTCAAGCTTTATCTGAACTCCCTGAACCAGACGGTATTTTCGTCTGCTGACCAGGTTGCACAAACTATCACCGGGGACTTGTCCAGTGCCTGTGGTGCCGCTGTGCATGTGCGCTTTCTCAGTGTTGATGATTCCGGAACGGCTACAGGGCGCCCGTTGGGCTTTGAGCTGATTGATAATGAAGCGGTTGACGATGTGGTTTACGACTATGCGCCTGAGTCGCTGTCCGCATCCGGCCCTGAGGTTACCGAGCGGCTATGTTCCCATTTGCTGAAGAGTAACTGCCCGGTGACCGGGCAACCGGACTGGGGAACTGTGCTGATCACCTATACCGGGCCGGCTATCGACCGGGCAGGGTTGTTGCGTTACATCGTAGGTTTTCGGCAGAAGCAGGATTTTCACGAACACTGTGTAGAGACACTGTTTACCGATCTGCTGAACCGTTGCAAACCGCAGCATCTGACTGTCTGCGCCCGATACACACGCCGGGGCGGCCTTGATATAAACCCCTGGCGCAGTACCGAGCCGGAAGAGCAGGTTGGCTCAAGGCTGGTTCGCCAGTAG
- a CDS encoding adenylate/guanylate cyclase domain-containing protein, translating to MMSAQADLRNAAAFASKTQASEALNSPVAIPPMPDYYRRFLAYTVTAAIIVVGVLQGAFQQWHLWLIGGALLWPHIIHVLTLHTFLRNTPGIRQKMLTVDCIIGGGFIGCIGLVAIPSASIALMLMFSSLIIGGLRQWLIGCFFMAATILAFFLVLGPAESFESPLFTSMLSILSMGLYICITAFYSHQQAHALKLAKTQIQSQREQSIALSHKLSKYLSPQVWQSIFTGERDVRLETQRKKLTVFFSDIKGFTELSEEMEPEALTELLNHYFNEMAEVALRYGGTIDKFVGDSIMIFFGDPSSRGQREDAFSCVSMAIDMRKHMKIMRQKWRSQGIKTPLEIRMGISTGYTTVGNFGAENRMDYTIVGKEVNLASRLESLAKPGEILVSYETFSLIKDRIMCRDKGAITVKGFGRPVPIYEVVDFRRDLGPNRSFLEHEHSGFAMYLDSEKITAKERRSILNALEDAAERLRHEEDIARD from the coding sequence ATGATGAGTGCTCAGGCAGATCTACGCAATGCCGCCGCCTTCGCAAGCAAAACCCAGGCTTCCGAAGCTCTCAACAGCCCGGTGGCAATCCCTCCTATGCCCGACTACTACCGGCGCTTTCTTGCCTACACGGTTACCGCCGCAATTATCGTTGTTGGAGTCTTGCAGGGAGCTTTCCAGCAGTGGCATCTCTGGCTGATTGGCGGGGCATTGCTCTGGCCGCACATCATACACGTGCTTACCCTGCACACCTTTCTTAGAAACACCCCTGGCATTCGCCAGAAAATGCTCACGGTAGACTGTATTATCGGCGGTGGCTTCATCGGCTGTATCGGCCTTGTCGCCATCCCTTCAGCCTCAATTGCATTGATGCTTATGTTCAGCAGCCTGATCATCGGCGGCCTTCGGCAATGGCTCATCGGCTGCTTTTTTATGGCAGCTACCATTCTGGCGTTCTTCCTCGTTCTTGGCCCGGCAGAATCCTTTGAATCGCCGCTGTTCACCAGCATGCTATCCATTCTGTCTATGGGCCTTTACATCTGTATTACAGCGTTCTATTCGCACCAGCAGGCCCATGCACTGAAGCTCGCAAAAACACAGATCCAGAGTCAGCGCGAGCAGTCCATTGCACTTTCCCACAAGCTCTCAAAATACCTTTCGCCCCAGGTATGGCAATCCATCTTTACCGGTGAAAGAGACGTCCGCCTTGAAACCCAGCGCAAAAAGCTCACCGTATTTTTCTCGGATATAAAAGGCTTTACCGAACTTTCGGAAGAAATGGAACCCGAGGCGCTAACCGAACTGCTTAACCACTACTTCAACGAAATGGCGGAAGTTGCCCTGAGATACGGCGGCACCATCGACAAGTTTGTGGGCGACTCCATCATGATTTTCTTTGGCGACCCTTCCAGCCGTGGCCAGAGAGAAGACGCATTTTCATGCGTGTCCATGGCCATTGATATGCGCAAGCATATGAAAATCATGCGGCAGAAGTGGCGCAGCCAGGGTATAAAAACGCCCCTCGAAATCCGCATGGGTATCAGCACCGGCTATACAACCGTGGGCAACTTCGGGGCTGAAAACCGTATGGATTACACCATTGTCGGCAAGGAAGTTAACCTGGCCAGCAGGCTGGAATCTTTAGCGAAGCCCGGGGAAATACTTGTTTCCTATGAGACCTTCTCACTGATCAAAGACCGGATCATGTGCCGTGACAAAGGTGCAATCACAGTGAAAGGGTTTGGCCGGCCAGTCCCCATCTATGAAGTTGTGGATTTCCGCCGGGATCTGGGGCCGAACCGGAGCTTTCTGGAACATGAGCACAGCGGGTTTGCCATGTACCTCGATTCCGAAAAGATCACAGCAAAAGAGCGTCGAAGTATCCTCAACGCCCTTGAAGATGCCGCAGAACGCCTGCGGCATGAAGAAGATATCGCCAGAGACTAA
- a CDS encoding flagellar hook assembly protein FlgD: MSIASTTETSDVLSAYRTDQSTTTSGTNELGKNEFMELMLAQLENQNPLEPQDNGEFISQLAQFSSLEEMQTLTSTVDDVVTQFRSTQALQASAMVGKTVLAPSEVGILGAEGEISGNIEVPASTGGVRLSIESSSGELVRQIDLGSSSAGVLGFRWDGTDGNGNSLPTGSYRIVAEGSYPDGSVQLSTLVSANVDSVSLGQGGSVTLNLAGMGSIALSDVQQIN, translated from the coding sequence ATGAGTATAGCTAGCACAACCGAAACCTCTGATGTACTGAGCGCATACCGCACAGATCAGTCCACTACGACCAGTGGTACCAATGAACTCGGAAAGAATGAGTTTATGGAACTGATGCTGGCGCAACTGGAGAACCAGAATCCTCTGGAGCCCCAGGATAACGGTGAGTTCATTTCCCAGCTGGCGCAGTTCAGCTCGCTTGAGGAAATGCAGACACTTACCAGCACTGTCGATGATGTGGTCACCCAGTTCCGCTCCACTCAGGCGCTTCAGGCATCGGCGATGGTCGGCAAGACCGTACTGGCGCCTTCCGAAGTCGGTATTCTCGGCGCCGAGGGTGAGATATCGGGCAACATTGAAGTGCCTGCTTCCACGGGTGGTGTGCGCTTGTCTATTGAGAGTTCGAGCGGTGAGCTTGTCCGGCAGATTGATCTGGGTAGCAGCTCAGCTGGTGTGCTCGGGTTCAGGTGGGACGGCACGGATGGCAACGGCAATAGTTTGCCGACCGGTTCTTACCGGATTGTCGCCGAAGGATCTTACCCTGACGGGAGTGTTCAGCTTTCAACGCTTGTCAGTGCAAATGTCGACAGTGTTTCACTGGGGCAGGGTGGCTCCGTAACCCTTAATCTGGCAGGCATGGGTTCCATTGCATTGTCAGATGTTCAACAAATCAATTGA
- a CDS encoding flagellar basal body rod protein FlgF — protein sequence MDKALYLGMSGAKQNMLSQRAHANNLANVNTTGFKKDFAQARSMPVFGEHHPTRAYAMAERPGTDLTAGALMQTGRDMDVAIEGEGWLAIQNNLGEEVFTRSGSLQVDVNGLVRLASGEMVLGNGGPVALPPFENLQIGADGTISIIPVGGSPDQLVEVDRLKLVNPPPEELEKGLDGFIRRKGELAGGGGEPADADLRVASGFLESSNVNAVEEMISNLQLTRQYEMQVKVMSTAKENSEATARLLQNL from the coding sequence ATGGACAAAGCACTTTATCTCGGTATGTCTGGCGCGAAGCAGAATATGCTTTCCCAGCGTGCCCACGCCAATAACCTGGCCAATGTAAATACCACAGGTTTCAAGAAAGACTTTGCCCAGGCCCGGAGTATGCCTGTGTTCGGGGAACATCATCCTACCCGTGCATACGCCATGGCCGAGCGCCCTGGTACTGATCTTACGGCCGGAGCGCTGATGCAGACAGGCCGGGATATGGACGTCGCCATAGAAGGCGAGGGCTGGCTGGCTATTCAGAACAATCTTGGTGAAGAGGTCTTTACCCGCTCCGGCAGCCTGCAGGTTGATGTCAACGGTCTGGTGCGCCTGGCCAGTGGTGAGATGGTACTGGGCAATGGTGGCCCGGTAGCGCTTCCTCCCTTCGAAAATCTTCAGATTGGTGCTGACGGCACTATCTCTATTATTCCCGTGGGCGGATCTCCGGATCAGCTGGTTGAAGTTGACCGACTGAAGCTCGTTAACCCCCCGCCGGAGGAGCTGGAAAAAGGTCTGGATGGTTTTATTCGCCGCAAGGGTGAGCTGGCAGGTGGTGGCGGAGAACCAGCCGACGCGGATTTGCGTGTGGCATCCGGATTTCTTGAAAGCTCCAACGTGAATGCGGTTGAGGAAATGATTTCCAACCTTCAGTTAACGCGCCAGTACGAGATGCAGGTGAAGGTTATGAGTACCGCGAAGGAAAATTCTGAAGCAACGGCACGGCTGTTGCAGAACCTTTAA
- the flgG gene encoding flagellar basal-body rod protein FlgG, translating into MHPALWVSKTGLSAQDTNMSTISNNLANVNTTGFKRDRAVFQDLLYQINRQPGGMNTQNSELPSGLQLGTGVRVVGTAKQFTQGNLQITEQPLDLAVDGRGFLQIELPDGQTAYTRDGQFQLNADGDVVTPEGYALQPNINVPENATTVTIGKDGTVTAITDDEAAPINLGQITLVSFINPQGLQAIGNNLFKETNSSGDPAEGEPGLAGLGSLEQGMVESSNVEVVEELVNMITTQRAYEMNSKVVATTDEMLQFITNNIG; encoded by the coding sequence ATGCATCCGGCTCTTTGGGTAAGTAAAACGGGGCTCAGCGCCCAAGACACCAACATGTCGACCATCTCGAACAATTTGGCCAACGTGAACACCACAGGCTTTAAAAGGGACCGGGCTGTATTCCAGGATCTGTTGTACCAGATCAACCGGCAGCCTGGCGGCATGAACACGCAGAACTCCGAGCTGCCATCGGGTTTGCAGTTGGGAACGGGTGTGCGGGTCGTCGGTACTGCAAAGCAATTTACCCAGGGTAATCTCCAGATTACTGAGCAGCCTCTCGATCTGGCGGTTGATGGCCGTGGTTTTCTGCAGATTGAATTGCCGGATGGCCAGACAGCCTATACACGTGATGGCCAGTTCCAGCTCAACGCAGACGGCGATGTAGTTACACCGGAAGGATACGCTCTCCAGCCCAACATCAACGTACCTGAGAACGCTACAACCGTGACCATTGGTAAAGACGGCACGGTAACGGCCATCACAGATGATGAGGCAGCCCCCATAAATCTGGGCCAGATCACGTTGGTTAGTTTTATTAACCCCCAGGGGCTGCAGGCTATTGGTAACAACCTGTTCAAGGAAACCAACTCCAGCGGCGACCCCGCTGAAGGTGAGCCGGGGCTGGCGGGGCTGGGCTCACTGGAGCAGGGCATGGTGGAATCTTCCAACGTGGAAGTTGTTGAAGAGCTGGTGAATATGATCACCACTCAGCGTGCCTATGAGATGAACTCCAAAGTCGTCGCCACAACCGATGAAATGCTCCAGTTCATTACTAACAACATTGGCTAA